One Rouxiella sp. S1S-2 genomic window, GGCTAACGGTCAGAGAGCGGCAGATTTTAAAGCTTATCGCCGAAGGGAGTCGGAATCGCGATATCGCCGAGTGCCTGAAGATAACCGTCAAAACAGTGGAAACCCATCGTTTAAACCTGATGCGCAAACTCGATGCACACAGCGCGGTTGAGTTGACTAACTGGGCGATACGTTTGGGGATCCACAGTTATTAATTTTACGTCTTTAGCGAAAAGTCGGGTTGTCCCCCTCTTCCCTTAGCGAATCAATCAGTGGCTGAATACGTGAAGTCACCGGCCACTCTCCTGCTTTAACCTCCTCCTCAATCTCAGCACAGAGGTCGTGTAGCGCAAGATAGCCGCACAACCCCGCACAGCCCTTAATGGCATGTAACGCCTCCAGCAGCGGTGTCTGTTGATGATTCAACCAACTTTTTTCAATGCGGCCTGCGAAGGTCTTGAAGGTCTGCAAAATTTCAGCCTGCAATTTTTCATCAAACTGTACATCAATCATCGGCTTGTCCAGCGATTCATTGCGCATTAGCTCGACGCCACGCGTCAGCTGGGACATCACCACCGTCTCAATGGCCTGCATCAGCTTAGGCATCTGCAAAGGTTTGGTCAGATAACCGCTAATTCCATTGCCCATCATCGGCTCGCTTTCACCGGACAGCGCATCGGCAGTCAGGACAAATATCGACGTTTCTTCGTCCAGCATGCCAGACTCAGGCAAGCGCCACAGCTGCGCGGTAGCGTAGCCGTCCATTTCCGGCATGCGTAAATCCATCAAGACCATATCGTAAATCCCCTCTCGCCCATAATACAGCGCCTCTTCACCGGAGTGTGCGGTATCGACCTGATGCCCGAGGTCGCGCAGAATTTGACCCAACACGTCGAGATTGGCAGGCACATCATCCACAATGAGCACTTTTAGCGACCACGGACTTTGCATGAGAGGCACCGTATTCTCTTCTTCATAGACATTTCCCTGCAGCAGTTTGTCAAGCGTACGCCACAGCCGTCCGGGGAGATAAACCAGCGCGTGTGACGCTAGCGCATGATTCATGCCCTCAATCGGCGTCAGTCCCCAAAGCTGTAGCTGCCGGTGGAGCTCCACCGGCGCGACTATCTCACCGGATAACAGTCTCTTAGCCATAGGTTTATCCCCCTGCGGCAGCCAAAGGGTGAAGCGCGAGCCTTGTCCTAAACGGCTTGACACCACGATATCGCCGCCCATCGACTGCGCCAGCATCGAGGAAATAGTCAGCCCAAGCCCGTTGCCCCCGCTGTGTTTATTAATCTGCATGAAGGGCTGAAAAATATTCTGCTGCTCAACGTCATCAATACCTACGCCGCTGTCCTCAATACAGAAAACAATCCGATCGCCCTGAGTATCGACGTTCAGTTGCACATAGCCTGACGGCGTAAACTTAATGGCGTTATCCAACAAATTTATCAATATTTGCCTGAAGCGGATGCGGCTTATCAGCACCTCTTCGGGGATATCATTTGCCACCCTCACGGTCAGCCGCAATCCCTTTTCTTCGGCGCCTAGGCGAATCAACATCATGACTTTATCGAGCATCGGCAGCAGTGGAACTCGCTCATAGACCAGCTCCAGTTTGCCGATTTCGATTTGTTGATAGTCCAGGATGTTATTGATCAGAGAGAGGAGATAGTCGGAGGAGAGACTCGCAGTTTCGACCAGCCCCTGCTGCTCAGTCGTAAGCTTCGAGCGCTTCAAAAGCACCAGTGCGCCGACGATGCTGTTCATCGGTGTGCGTATTTCGTGACCAATATTATCGATGTGCTGGCTCTTGATGATGTTCATCAGCTCAACGCTCCGCGGCCCCTTGGCCTGCGGTTGTTTTTGCCTACCGCACAGCGCCCGATAAGCACGACTTACTCCGCGCCACAGCCAATTTGTTTGCCGTTTTTTATTCATGATTTCCAGGCCGCCGAAGCATTTACGTGTGCTGAAAAATGGAGCCTCGGCGCAGTGAACCGCGCTTGAGGCGTTTATTCAGGTGTTTACCCGATAGTTTCAAACCCGCTCTTTGCCGATGATAGCCGCAGCCTGGGAACCCTCCCAAAGCCTTGATCAATAAATTATCAGAGAGACCGGATGGGATTACAAACCGAACGGCGGCTGGAACAGTTTCTGCAGTTGGCAGACCTGCCTTCGACACAGGTTTCAGCGCGGATGGAATTTTCCATGCCGCCGTTTCAGCTGTACGTCGAATGCCTTGAGGAGCACATTTTATTGACCCTGAGTCGAGACATTGAGCCTGCCTATCAAAGCATCGTATTCATCAAATCATTGAGCGTCTGTCATCCGGCCCGCACACAAGGCACGCCCATTCGTACCTGGCAATTGAAAGGAAAACAGATGTTTAGCTGTTCACCGGGTAAATACAGTGAAGTGAATCATTGGCTGGCCTGCCTGCAAACCATGCGGCGTCTTCTCGAAATGATTAACGGAGGTCACCGATGAAAATGATCCAAAAATGGCTGATTATTATTGCCTCGCGTCAGGACATTATGCTGGCAGCGATGTTGCTGCTTGCCGTATTCATGATGATTATCCCACTGCCAACCTGGCTGGTGGATTTCATGATTGCTATCAACCTGACTATATCCGTGATTCTACTGATGATGGCACTGTACATCAGAAACCCGCTGGAATTTGCAACATTTCCCTCAGTTTTGCTGATTACCACCCTGTACAGACTGGCTCTGACCATCAGTACCACCCGTTTGATCCTGCTACAGGCGGACGCCGGGCAGATTGTTTACACCTTTGGTCAGTTTGCGGTCGGCGGCAATCTGGGCGTCGGACTTATCGTGTTCATGATCATCACTATCGTTCAGTTTATCGTTATCACTAAAGGTTCAGAACGTGTGGCCGAAGTGGGTGCGCGCTTCTCGCTCGATGCGATGCCCGGTAAACAGATGAGTATAGATGGTGACATGCGCGCCGGTACCATTGATGCCGAGGAAGCCCGCCGCCTGCGTGGTCTGGTACAGAAAGAGAGTCAACTGTACGGGGCGATGGACGGCGCGATGAAGTTCGTTAAAGGTGATTCAATCGCCGGTATTATCATCATTTTGGTGAATATATTCGGCGGTACGGCCATCGGGATTCTGTCGCACGGCATGAGCGCCAGCGAGGCGATGTCAACCTACGCGATTCTGTCGATCGGTGACGGTCTGGTTAGCCAGATCCCTGCCCTGCTTATCTCCATCACCGCCGGGATTATCGTTACTCGCGTTTCCGGCGAGGAAAAACTCAATTTGGCCGGTGACCTGGCCCATCAGATTGGCTCGCAGTCTCAGGCGCTGACGGTTTCGTGCGCAGTTCTGCTGGTATTTGCGATGATCCCCGGCTTCCCGGCTATTTACTTCATAGGGTTGGCCGCCGGGCTGTTTGGTTGCACTATCTTGGTTAAAAGACGCAAAAAGAATGGGGCCAATGGCGCGAGCGGTCAGGGTGCTGACGCAAGTGGCGAAAACGGCGCTGCCGGGGGTGCCGCCATGACGCCGGGCGCGACGCCGTTAATGATCCGTTTATCGCCCGACCTGATGCGTTCCGGCAAATTTGCGACCAAAGTCGAGGCTTACCGCCATAACAAATTTGAAAAACTCGGCGTTCCTCTTCCCGATATTCAACTCTTCCAGGACACCACGCTGAGCGCTGGCAGCATGCAGATCATGCTGTATCAGGAAGCGGTAATGGTGGTCGATGTTCCCGATGGCCTGCTGCTGGCCGACATAGCCTCACAGACCCTGCCTCAGGCGGAAAAAAACGTGCGTCTGCCGTTCAGCCTGCAAAATTTGCAGTGGATTTCTCCGGTTCATCAGGAAGCGCTTTCGGTGCTCGGCGTTACGCTGCATAAGAATGAAGACCGCCTGATCCACTGCCTGTCGATTCTGGTTGACCGTTACGCCGGGGAATTTATCGGCGTACAGGAAACCCGTTTCCTGATGGACGCAATGGAAGGAAGATACTCTGATCTTATTAAAGAGGTACAGCGACAACTGCCAATAGGCCGTATCGCCGATGTTCTCCAGCGTCTGGTGACGGAGGGCGTCTCTATTCGCGACTTGCGCAGCATATTCGAGGCATTAATCGAATGGGCACCGCGGGAAAAAGACCCCATCATGCTTGTCGAATATGTCCGTATCGGCCTGAGACGTCATCTTGTGACGCGATTTAAAGCCGGTAATCCGTGGATTAACTGCTGGATGATTGGCGACGTTATCGAAGGCATGATCCGTGAAGCAATTCGGCAGACTTCATCTGGCTCCTATTCGGCACTCGATTCCGAGCTTAATCAGGCCATTATCGACCGCATCCGCGACCAAACTAATGAACACGAGCGCAGTACCCACGTGCTGATGACCGCCATCGACGTGCGACGCTTCCTGCGTAAAGTGATCGAACGTGAGTTTTATAACCTTCAGGTTCTCTCCTTCCAGGAAATTGGCGATGAAACCGAACTGCACGTCGCCGGCAACATTGACCTTATAGGAGAAGAATAAATGCGCCTCCCCGACGGCGAAAATATCCTTGCACAGCTTACCGACCGGCTAACACTGCCCGTTGCCGCTCCAAATGCCGGGAGCCTGCTTGCGGGTAAGATTGTTGAAATTGGTCCGACGCTGCTTAAAGCCTCACTCCCCGGTGTCAGCCTGGCTGAAATTTGCCGTCTTGAACCTTCGGGTATTAAAGCCGAAGTAGTGGCAATTAACGGCAATTACGCCATGCTCTCTCCGTTTGCCGAACCGCTGGGCGTGACGAATGGCAGCATGGTGGTGCCGACCGGCAGCGTTCACCAGATTGCCCTAGGCGACTTTCTTCTTGGCCGCGTTCTTGACGGTATGGGCCAGCCACTTGACGGCCATCCCCTGCCAGAAGGCGGTGAATTGCGATCCCTGGAAGGCGCAGCTCCCAATCCCTTAACCCGCCAGCTTATTGATACCCCGTTACCGCTGGGGGTGCGCGCCATTGACGGTATTCTCACCTGTGGCATGGGCCAGCGTATCGGCATTTTCGCCGCAGCAGGCGGCGGGAAAAGTACCCTTTTAGGCATGATCTGCGACGGCAGCCAGGCAGACGTTATTGTGCTGGCGCTTATCGGTGAACGTGGCCGTGAGGTCCGCGAATTTCTCGAACATACCCTGACCGAAGAGGCGCGAGCGCGCTGCATTATGGTGGTTTCAACCTCTGATCGCCCGGCTCTGGAGCGCCTCAAAGCCGCTTACACCGCCACCGCCATTGCCGAATACTTCCGCGACCGCGGCGGCAACGTGCTGCTGATGATGGACTCCCTCACCCGCTTTGCCCGCGCCTCGCGAGAGATTGGCCTTGCGGCGGGGGAACCGTCGGCGGCAGGTGGTTATCCGCCAAGCTTCTTTGCGCGCCTTCCGCGACTGCTCGAACGCGCAGGTCCGGCAGAATTTGGCAGCATTACCGCCATTTATACCGTGCTTGTTGAGGGTGACAATCTGAACGAACCGGTTTCCGATGAGGTGCGTTCAATCCTCGATGGGCACATTGTCCTCTCTCGCAAGCTGGCACAGGCCAACCACTATCCGGCGATTGATATCGCCGCCAGTGTTAGCCGAATCATGGGTCAGGTGACGGAAAAAGACCACCGTGACAACGCGGGTAAACTCCGCCGTCTGATGTCTGCCTGGCAGGAGATCGAACTCTTGGTCCGGGTCGGAGAATATCAGGAAGGACAAGATGAACAGGCCGACGAGGCGATGCAACGCAAAGATGCGATCCGCGAATTTCTCTGCCAATCAGTAACTGAAAAGAATCGCTATGAGGACACGCTGGAACTTTTATGCCAGACACTCAACTGACTCTGAAATCCCTGTTGTCCCTTAAGGTCCGGCGCGAACGCGGGATCAGAAGTGCTATCGCACGTCTCGAAAAACAGTATCAGGAAATCGAAACGCGAAAGGCAACGCTTTTGCAGAACCGTCGCATGCTGTGGAACGAATGGCGACAGTGCAGCAGCAGCGAACAGACGCTAGGACCGCTCGAGATGCGCGCCTACCGTGCCCAGCTTGGTAAATATTATCAGCAAGACCACGATCTGCTGGCTGAGGTAGAAAGCGCAGACAACGAATTAAGTCAACTGCAGGTTGAACAGGACAAGCAACAACATTTACTGCGGCAGATTCTTCTGCAGCAGGAAAAATTGAAAATATTGATGGAGTAAGAGTGCATATATCATCACAGATACAACGCAGAACCGTATCGTTACAGGAAAATGAAGGCGACAACCATGCCTCCGACGATGAAGATAAACGCCGCTTTGCCTTACTGCTCTCGGCCATCTCACCGCGCTCGGCACCGTCCAGCCTGACCAGCAGACTCTGCGACCCGTCAGGACCAAGCGGCGGTTTAAAATTCACCAGAGGCCCGAGCACACTCCTGCTTGAGCAACTGAAGATGCCTAAATACGCCTCGCGCGACGCCTGGCTCAGTTGGCGATTGACCAATGGTCCGCTGGCAGGATTGGAGATTGAGGCCCGATCGAGTGAAACCGAGCTGTTTATTCGCCTCGAGGCCGTTGACCACGAGAAGCTCAGAAAGATTTTAGGCTCGGCCAAACGGCTACAACAAACACTTATCCGCCAGTTTGATCGGGACGTGGTCGTAGAGGTTAAAGATGAAAATCCCGCAGTTAAGTAAAGAGACCGGCAGTCTGGTGGCCAAAGTGGGCAGCGGGCTGCAATGGCTCAACGACAGTGGCGAACTGGTTATCTCTTATCGCCAGCGACCCGCATCACAAGGGCTTATTCTTCACGCCACGTTCGAGGGTGAGCCTCTCACGTTATTGCTCGACGAACAACAATGGTGTCAATGGGTTGCGTCGATGCTTACCGTTCCCTCGTTCGAAATGACGCCCGATGAGTTCAAAGAGTTGCTGAGCATTTGGACACTGGCAGACGCCGGTGAATGCCGAGAAGAAAGCAGTGTTAAATGGCCTCACGGCCTGCGGCTCACACCGGGTAACGCTAGCGCGGAATACGGCTGGCACGTTTACATCCGCCGTGAGCAGCGCGAGCTAGGCTGTTATCTGCTTTCGGGCGGTGAAAAATGGGTCTCGGCGCTGTCTGAAGAGGCCTTTCCGGTCTCAGGTAGTGACACCGTCACTGATATCACACTTTGTATCTCGCTGCTGGCGGGCTGGAGCAGAGTAGACAGTGCCGTGCTTGATATTTTAGGCCCCGGTGACGCCCTCATCTTGCAGCACAGCTGGCAAATTGCCGATGACCAGTTTGGGCTGTTTATCGACAGACCCATCGCGACAGTCCGCCAGGACGACGAACACAACACTTTTATAATTGAGGAAATAATGAGCGACTTTGATGACTGGATGGATGTCACCCCCTCACCTTCGGTTATCTCTTCACAGAGGGATATGCTGGCCAATACTTCTGTTGCCGTTACGGTTGAGGTAAGCAAACTCGAGGTTTCGCTGCAGGCGCTAAGCCAGCTCGAGGTCGGTGGGCAGCTCATGGGTGCCACGCAATACGACGGAATGGTGACGCTAATGGTTGGCGGAAGGCCGATCGCCAGAGGCACTTTACTGCAGATTGACACTCAGCTGGCCGTCAAAATCGAGAGCCTTTGTTAAGTGAAGTTAGGGTCTGCACCTGATGGGACGAGGTGGGATAGTGCGGGATAATATCCGCAACATCCCTTCTTCAGGACCCGAAAATGTCTATATTAGACCAACCTTTGCAGCTGATTGTTCTACTCTTCGCCCTGTCGATCATGCCTCTGCTCATCGTACTCGGCACCTCATTTCTTAAAATTTCGATTGTTTTTTCCCTGCTGCGAAATGCACTGGGTATTCAGCAAATCCCGCCCAACATTGCGCTGTATGGCTTAGCCATGATCCTCAGCATGTTCATCATGGCGCCGGTCGGTCTGGCTATTCAAGACAACATCGCCGTTAACCCGATAAAAATTGAGTCAACGACGTTTATCGACCAAATGGAATCGGAGGTTTTTGCGCCTTACAAAGAGTTCCTCGAACGCAACACCGCACCGCACCAAGTGCACTTCTTCTCTGATATCGGCCATAAAATCTGGCCAGAAAAATATCAAAAACGCATTCCCGACAACTCCCTGCTGGTGATGATCCCGGCATTTACCGTCAGTCAGCTTATTGAAGCCTTCAAAATTGGCCTGCTGCTGTTCCTGCCGTTTATTGCCATAGACCTGATCGTTTCCAACGTGCTGCTGGCGATGGGGATGATGATGGTCTCACCAATGACTATCTCCATGCCGCTCAAGCTGCTGGTGTTTGTCCTAATGGGAGGCTGGGAGAAATTGCTTGGCCAACTTGTTCTGTCATTTTCGTAAACGGAGAACGTGATGAGTGAAGCAATGATAACCCAGCTGGCCACGCAGATGATGTGGCTTATCCTGCTGCTGTCTCTGCCCGTCGTGGTAGTGGCCTCAACGGTAGGTGTTATGGTCAGCCTGATACAGGCACTGACCCAGGTGCAGGAACAGACTATTCAGTTTCTGGTGAAGCTGGTTGCGGTCTCCATCACGCTGGCGGTCACTTATCACTGGATGGGCGACATATTGCTCAACTATGCCGGCCTGGCTTTCGATCAAATAACCCAGATGCGTGAATGACATGGCGGGCCTCTGGACTCATTGGATGCCAATTATTGGCATGTGCATGCTGCGCCCGATGGGCGTGTTTCTGCTGATGCCATTGTTTAGCAGCGCCAACCTCGGCGGCACGCTCAATCGCAACGCCCTGCTGCTGGTCATAGCCCTGCCGATGCTGCCGGTGTATGCCGACTGGCAGTCACCAACCAGCACGATGAGCTACGTCATGTTGGCCGTTGGCGAGCTGTGTATCGGATTGGTTATTGGCTTCTGTGCCGCTATTCCGTTTTGGGCACTGGACATGGCCGGTTTTTTGATTGATACCATGCGTGGTTCCTCAATGGCCAGCGTTCTGAACCCAATGCTCGGCCAGCAGTCCTCCCTATTTGGCATCTTCTTTACCCAGTTGTTCAGCGTGCTGTTTTTGATGAGCGGAAGTTTTAACGAGCTGATCAGCGCCATTTACCAGTCTTACGTCACCCTGCCGCCCGGCGGAACACTCAGTTTCGGCCCCGACGGCCTGGCCTTCATTGGCTGCCAGTGGCATCTGATGTACGAGCTATGTCTGCGCTTCTCGATGCCCGCCATCGTGGTGATCATGCTGGTGGATATGTCTATGGGGTTAATAAACCGCTCGGCCCAGCAGCTCAACGTCTTCTTCCTCGCGATGCCTATCAAGAGCGCCTTTGCGCTGTTGATGCTGGTTATCAGCTGCAACTTTGCCTTTGGTGACCTTCGCGCTTACAGCATGCATTTTTCCGAAGTCACCGAGACCATGCTGGACATCTTCCGATGAGCGAAAAAACAGAGAAGCCCACGCACAAAAAGATCCGTGACTCACGCAAGAAAGGCCAGGTTGCCAAGAGTACAGAAATTACCAGCGGTATGCAGCTGGTGGCCGTGCTGGGCTATTTCGGTACCGAGGGAAAAGAGCTTTGGCGGGCGTTACAGGAACTACACGAATTAGCGATCAGCGCAGTCAATCAGCCACTGACCTTTGGGTTAGGCCAGCTTACCGCCGCGTTTACCTCGTTGGCGATACGATTTATCGGCGGTCTGGGCATGCTGCTGCTGTTCATCACTATTTTCACCATCATGGCACAGATTGGGCCGCTGCTGGCGACAGAGGCGCTCAAGCCTTCCTTCAAAAAACTCAACGTTCTCGCCAATTTAAAAAACATGTTTTCGGCAAAGAACCTGTTTGAGTTCTGCAAATCTCTGCTGAAGGTGCTGTTGCTGTCACTTATTTTCTTTTATTTGCTGCGCCAAAACACCCCGTCGATTCAGTTTCTGCCGCTGCATCCAGTCACGACCGGACTGGAGGTCTGTGTTCGCCTGCTGTTTTGGATGCTGCTGTCACTTATCTGTTTTTATGTGGTTATTGGCATCGCCGATATTGCTTTTCAAAAGTATGACAACAATAAAAAAATGATGATGTCTCTTGAGGACATAAAACAAGAGCACAAAAACTCTGAAGGTAATCAGGAGATTAAGCAGAAACGCAAAGAAGTACACCGCGAAATTCAAAGCGGAAGCCTGGCCTCGAACGTGGCCAAGTCTACCGCAGTAGTCAAAAACCCCACCCACGTTGCCGTGTGTATTTTTTACCATCCGGAAACCTCGCCGCTTCCCAAAGTGATTGAAATGGGACGTGACAAACGTGCATTGCATATCATTCATCTTGCTGAAAAAGCAGGTATTCCCGTTGTAGAAAACATTCAAGTTGCACGCAGCCTGGCCGCAGGAACACCGGTGGGTGGCTATATCCCCGCCGAACTGTTTGAACCCGTAGCGCAAATTCTGCGCCTTGCCATGAAACTGGATTATGAAGACGACGACGATGATTAAAAAAAGAACTGCCCTGTTGATTTCCCTTGCCTGCTGCTTGCTTGCTGCAGGTTGTAGCAATCCACTCAGTTGGTTTGACACCCAACCGACAGCGAAAAAATTGTCACCGGTGGTGTTTAGCGCCACCGACGCAAGCGCGACGTCGGTGGCGGCGCTGAACAACTTTCCAAGTGTGCCCAACGGTTTCAGTGATATAAACAACTTCCCCGTTGTGCCGTTAAACTGGACCACGGATCAAGATGTCAAGATACCGGAAACGTTAGCGAATGAAGACGTGCCCGTTACCCAGTTGGCTCAGTCTCAGTCTTCATCGCCAGGCACTGCGCAACTGACGCGTAACACCCAGTATCATCCGATGATTGAGCGAGTGTCAGACGAAGTGGGTATTGACGCCGATTTGCTGCATGCGATGATTAAAGTGGAGTCCAACTACAAACCACAGGCGGTCTCTCACAAAGGCGCGCGCGGATTACTGCAGGTGATGCCCGCGACGGGCAAACGATTCGGCTATACCAACCTGATGGATCCCGAGCATAACCTGCGTGCAGGTGCAACCTATATGAAATGGCTGATTGGACATTTTGATAATGATTTAACGCTGGCGTTGGCTGGCTATAATGCGGGAGAAGGCGCAGTTAAAAAGTATGGCCGCACAGTACCTCCTTATAAAGAAACCCGCCATTACGTTAAAAAAGTCATGGAACACTACAATCACCTGCAAAACAGCAGACCTGATGAGCATGAGATTCAGCTGAGCAACGTTAGTCCGACAACTGAAAGGGTCGTCGGCAAAAAGGTTGAAGCCGTGAGGAGTAAAAAGAGCGCCAAAAAGACGGATAACGGCGACGTGGAGATAACCGATAAACTGCTGGGCCTGCTGCTATCACAACCGAAAACGACGGCCAATAAAAAACACGGCAGTTCAGTCAATGAACACGCCGTGCTGTGAACCTTTAATTGACGCCCGATCACAGAGACTGTGGCAGCTTCTTGCTACAGTTTTTATTCGGGTAAACCAGCCAGGAGTCGCCTTCAATTAGCTGCCAATTCGCTCCTTGAGCAATCAGAACTTTGGCTAAACGCTCCCGCAACGTCGTAACCTCGTCATACAGGCTTTGCAACAGCATGCCTTTCACCAAACGTATCTGCGGCAACGCGCGCTCCAGTTGATGGATAATCTTGATAAAACCCGCCACTGCGCGGTTGTTCTGATTCTCTTTGCTGCAGTTGACAAAATCACAGACGATCAGCTCTTCGTTTTCAAAACGATACACCAGCTCAAAATCTGCATGTTTGATGCGAAAGCCGATAATTAAATCACTGTTGCCAAAACGTTCGACCTGCGGCGCAAAGCCGTTGGCCGCCAGATAGCGGGTGACGATATCAGTTTTTGGGGATGTTGTTGATGTTGTTGTTTGCATTTACTTTCCTTAAAAAGAATACGGCCGAAGCCGC contains:
- a CDS encoding lytic transglycosylase domain-containing protein, translating into MKTTTMIKKRTALLISLACCLLAAGCSNPLSWFDTQPTAKKLSPVVFSATDASATSVAALNNFPSVPNGFSDINNFPVVPLNWTTDQDVKIPETLANEDVPVTQLAQSQSSSPGTAQLTRNTQYHPMIERVSDEVGIDADLLHAMIKVESNYKPQAVSHKGARGLLQVMPATGKRFGYTNLMDPEHNLRAGATYMKWLIGHFDNDLTLALAGYNAGEGAVKKYGRTVPPYKETRHYVKKVMEHYNHLQNSRPDEHEIQLSNVSPTTERVVGKKVEAVRSKKSAKKTDNGDVEITDKLLGLLLSQPKTTANKKHGSSVNEHAVL
- a CDS encoding secretion protein; protein product: MQTTTSTTSPKTDIVTRYLAANGFAPQVERFGNSDLIIGFRIKHADFELVYRFENEELIVCDFVNCSKENQNNRAVAGFIKIIHQLERALPQIRLVKGMLLQSLYDEVTTLRERLAKVLIAQGANWQLIEGDSWLVYPNKNCSKKLPQSL